The Vibrio aerogenes nucleotide sequence CTAAATACCTTCCTCATTGCAGGTCACGAGGCAGATATCGAACACAGACACGCATGAACCCATCCCTGGGGCTGAATTCAGTCCCAGGGAAAAGTTAAACCCCTCGTTCCGGCTGACTGAAACGGATATCCTGAAGGTTAAAACCCAGCTGAATATCTGTTTTCAGTGTTGCGACGGCTTTACATGCAATCGCCAGTTCCCGGTGTTCTGTAAGCTTCTTTTGATATTTTTCTGCCAGTGTCATGCAACTGAAAGCTTCTTCCAGATTGTTACATTGTGTCAGAATCTCTTTCGCTGCTTTCGGTCCGACTCCCGGTATACCGGAAACCTGACTGGAACTGATGCCAGCCAATCCCCAGAAGTCTGTCAGCTGGGTTGGGCGGACGCCAAATTCACGTTCTATAAATGGTGTATCAAGCCAACGGTGCTGAAAGTAATCGCGGATCCTGAGTGTCGGTGATAAGAGCTGGCAGTAGCCTTTATCGGTAGAAATAATCGTGACCTGCTCTTGTCTGGCCGCGACTTTAATGGCGAGAGTTGCAACCAAATCATCTGCCTCATCCCCTTCGGACAGCAAAGAATCGAGGCCCAGCTCCCACCAGGATTGCTGGATCGCATCCAGATTTTGTTTTAGAGGTTCTGGCATCGGTTTACGTTTTTCTTTGTATCCGGGCAACAGTTTTCCACGCCAGCCTTTGTCGTCAGATTCATGATCGAAAACGGCAACCATATGTGTGGGGTGTGTTTCCTGAATAATTTTTGACAGGGTTTTCGTCGTCGTATGAATCGTTCGTTGGATATCTTCAGGATCAGGTTGTGCGGAATGCACACGCCGGATGAGATTCAGTGCATCAATGATGACCAGATGTAATGACATGAGCTTAAAATAATAAGGGCCGGGGCCCTTATTGTAATCAAATCATTTTGTTTTTCAAAGGCAGGTCTTTTTCAGACCCTGGGATTGTCAGGTCGAAATCTTGTAGCAGGGAGCATAGGCGTGTCCCCCTGGAAGCTTCATGCGATCCTGTGCGACAAAGTCCTTGAGCAGTTTGTCCATTTTGCGCATCAGTTCAGGCAGTCCATCAATGATGAATGGACCAAATTCTTCGATTTCCCGGATACCTTCCGCTTTAACATTCCCGGCGACGATCCCGGAGAAGGCTTTACGTAAATTCGCTGCCAGAGATTCAGGCGCCTGCTCAAGGTGCAGATCCAGATCAGCCATGGATTCATGAGTCGGGATAAATGGCAACTGAAACTCCGGGGTGATTTTCAGTGACCAGTTGAAACTGTATGCATCTCCCTGTTCTTTGCGATACTGGCGGACTTCCGGCATCTTCTGGCTCATGACTCTGGCTGCTTGCGCCGGATCATCGATAATAATCTGATAATGTTTCCGGGCGTCTTCACCCAGTGTGTCTTTAATAAATTCATCCAGAGAACGGAAATAATCTTCGCTTTCTTTCGGGCCGGTAAGAACAATCGGGAGAGGTTGACTGGCATTATCGGGGTGCATCATGATACCCAGAATATAGAGCAGTTCTTCGGCAGTGCCCGGTCCCCCCGGAAAAATAATAATACCGTGGGCCATGCGTACAAAGGCTTCAAGCCGTTTTTCAATATCCGGCATGATAATGAGTTCATTGACGATGGGGTTTGGTGGCTCGGCAGCGATGATCGATGGCTCTGTCAGCCCAATATAACGTGCATTGGCGTAGCGTTGTTTGGCATGACCGATGGCTGCTCCCTTCATTGGCCCTTCCATTGCTCCCGGACCGCAGCCGGTACATATATTCATTTCCCGCAGTCCCAGCTCATTCCCGACTTCGCGTGTATATTGATATTCCGTCGGATTAATAGAATGGCCTCCCCAACACACGACCATATTAGGAACGACGCCCGGAATCAGGGTGCCGGCATTACGCAGGATGCTGAAAACCAGATTGGTGATATGAATGGAGTTGGTCAGATTCAGACGCTGGCTTTCAGCCACATGCATATTGACGTAGACAATATCCCGTAACACAGAAGAGAGGTGTTCCTGAATACCTTTGATAATTTCACCATCTACAAAAGCATCAGCAGGCGGGTTTGTCAGTTCCAGTTTGATGCCCCGTTCTCTGCGCAGAACATTGACATCGAAATCCTGATATTTATCCAGCAGTTCCTTCGAGTTGTCAGTATGACTGCCTGAGTTAAGCACAGCCAGCGTGCAGTTACGGTATAATTGATACAGATCGCCGCTTGACGCGGTTTTTTTTAAGCGCTCAACTTCAAGTTGAGACAATAAATTCATACTTCCTGTCGGACTAATATGTGTAATCATGAAGGTCTCCTGTCCCCCGGCAACTGGATCAGTTTTCTTAGTGTGATTATTTCATTTGTCCCGGCTATTCCTGATACAGTTTTGTATATGGCCGATGCCCAAATATCCAGAAGGTGCTATGTATAACGCTATGATTTTTATTACCAATCTAGTTGGGTGTCAGTTTATCCGGAAACTTGTTTACATCAATTATGAGAGACACTTCACATGATTGACCTGTTTGTGGCTAAAAAATGAACGCCTATTGCCATACGGTTTTATCCGGTCCCTGGTCTTTGAGCTTATATAATTGCTGATAAAGACGCTCCAGAGTTTCGTCTGGTGATTCATTGTCCAGAAAAGGGACACTGATACTGCTGACAGTTATCTTCAGCTCTTTATCTTTAAACTTAAAAGGGATGCTTCTGATATTATGTTGAATATTCTGGATTAATGAATAACATTCCTGTTCTTTTCTCTCCGGAAGAATCATTAAGAATTCTTCTCCCGATATCCGGGCTACAGTATCAGTTGCACTCGTTTCTTTCATAATGGCCCGGGCTATGATTTTGAGCGCCTTATCTCCGGCCGGATAGCCAAAGTGTCTGTTAATTGATTTAAAGTTATCAATGTCAAATAAAGCCAGTCTTAAAGGATGTTTGTTACGAATCCAGCGGTGATATTCAAGTTCCAGACGATGATGAAGTGCGGTCCGGTTATAAACTTTTGTCAGGGGATCCTTTAGTGCCCGTTCTGCCTGATCGGATAGCCGGTGGCGAAAATTTTGGGTAATTTCATAGCTTGTTTCTATCCGGTTTTGTGTGACTTCCAGAGTTTCAAGGTATGTTTGGTCATCACTTTCAGAGGCTTTGTACTGTTTAGATAATTCATTGAACTGATTAATTAAAGAGGCTATTTCATTTTTCAGCTCATTCGTATCCTGAGTTTCTTTCAGTACGGTACGGCTTTGTTGCACCAGCTGGGAAAACTCCTGATGCATTGAGTGACGGTTCTGGCAGATCTGCGAGTGATATTCAATATTTCTGTTGGTTGAACTCAGACAATTTGCCAGTGAGTTATTGATTTGTTTGAGATATTGTTCTGAATGGCTGCGTTCATATGCAGTCCCCTGAATCAGTAACCGGAATACTTCCAGTGTCAGTTCCAGCAACTGCTCAGGTTTGACACCCGTCAGGAGTCTGGCGCGAATATCAAGCAGAACATCTCCGGCTTCTCCGCCAAAGTCCAGCTCTGAAATCAACGTTTGGAGTTCATCAGATAACCGGTTGAATAAGCCTTGACCCACGGACAACTGAATATTTTTTTCTTTTAATTCAGGATTGACTGCAAAGATCTTAATCGCACGTTCATAAAGATTCAGCAGGTGAAAAGCCTGCCTGGTTTTTGTTTCATGATGAATCTCACTGAAATTCAGTAAATCTCTGAGCTCTCTCTTTATCTTGGGCGGAAGTCCGGGAATCTTCAGTAATGTATTACCGCTCTGGTGTATCAAATGTTCAGAATTATTGATTTGTTTTTCCATAACTTTTAGCTAACTGTTTTGAAAATGTCCGATCACCCTTTGTCAGGGTGTCTCATTAACATTTAATAAGTTTTGTATGCTTTCTTCGTTGTTATATGAAGAATGTACTTTGACCAGTCCCTGGCTAATTGCCTGCTGGCAGGCTTCTCTGATATTGTCGGAAGCAAAACTTGCTGCCGGCGTATTATCAATGGCCTTTAAATAAACCCAGTGGCTTGATTTTTCTTTGATACTTAAATCTCTGGATGCACTGGTTGCCATCAATAAAATATCCAGCAATTCTTTTTCATTGATAGCCGTATGTGCTTTAGGCGGAAAAGGATAATCGGCAATCCCGATCCGGATAATCCGGTTTAACGGAACAGATGACTGAAATTCATTGACCCAGGTTTGAATCCGGTCAAATAATGCCTGAGGCTGTGTGTCCTGTTCCTGATTATTTTCTATATATAACAAATTTGCATCTGTGAAATGAAATATCCGGGCATTTGATGATAACTTTTCTTTCAGAAATTTACCAAAAGCCAGCTCTAATTTCAGGCCTTCAGAATAACCGTGCTGCAGATACATATTTCTGAGAAAAGGCACATCAATCATCGCAAACCGGAGTTTATCATTCAGTGGCTTATGAATCAGCTCTCCCATATACCATTGTTCATAGACCTGATTGCGTTTTTGCATCAACGTTGAGGAAAGATTGACATTCAGCATCCTCAAGTTATTCAGCTGAGAGCGGGAATGAGTAAATAAGTGGTTGTTCAACTCTTCAATTTCTTCATTTTGGTGACGAATAATGTACCCGCGTCTTAAGATGACGAGGAAGAAAACAAAGCTGATAATAGCGATGCTGTATGAAATATTTTTTAAAGAACTGTAACGGTTTTTCTGGCGTTTCAGTTCTCTGTCCAGCCCTTCCAGATGAAGGGTTTGTTCAACAAATGCTTTTTGCTGTTTAAAGTCATCCTCACTCAGCTGATTGAGCTTCTGTTGCCGGGATTCATTTTGCTGGTAGTGTCGGTGTGCGTAATACAACGCCTTTTTGTAGTTGCCCTGCTGCTCATAGGCATTTGAAAGCAGTTTTAAAGCCTGAAGGTTTGTATGATGATCGTGAGTTATTTCGGTGAGCTGTTCAGATTTTAATCCCAGCTGTATTGCCAGAGAGGGTTGCTTTTGTACATAAGCGATCACGGCTTTCAGCAAAGCTGCTTTGCCCTGAAGTCCGGGAAAATCATTTTGTTTTAACAGTGGGTCAATGGCTTCAAGATAGTCTTCTGCGAGTGGATAATTATAAAGTTGCAGATAGGTAGCTGCCAGATTGATTCTGACAGAAATAAATTGTGCCTTGCTATGCTGGGTGACGGGGTGGTCCAGCACATTGAGGTAAGAAACCAGTGCCAGATTATATTTCCCCTGGCGAAAGTAAATATCTCCCATTCGCTGCATGATGTTGACCCAAACCGGTGAACGTTCATAGTTGTCATAAAAATCCGCAGCCTGAGACAGGTACAGGAGGGCTTTGTCAAGTACACGCCGTTCGAAAAA carries:
- a CDS encoding sensor domain-containing diguanylate cyclase, with amino-acid sequence MEKQINNSEHLIHQSGNTLLKIPGLPPKIKRELRDLLNFSEIHHETKTRQAFHLLNLYERAIKIFAVNPELKEKNIQLSVGQGLFNRLSDELQTLISELDFGGEAGDVLLDIRARLLTGVKPEQLLELTLEVFRLLIQGTAYERSHSEQYLKQINNSLANCLSSTNRNIEYHSQICQNRHSMHQEFSQLVQQSRTVLKETQDTNELKNEIASLINQFNELSKQYKASESDDQTYLETLEVTQNRIETSYEITQNFRHRLSDQAERALKDPLTKVYNRTALHHRLELEYHRWIRNKHPLRLALFDIDNFKSINRHFGYPAGDKALKIIARAIMKETSATDTVARISGEEFLMILPERKEQECYSLIQNIQHNIRSIPFKFKDKELKITVSSISVPFLDNESPDETLERLYQQLYKLKDQGPDKTVWQ
- the xni gene encoding flap endonuclease Xni, with the translated sequence MSLHLVIIDALNLIRRVHSAQPDPEDIQRTIHTTTKTLSKIIQETHPTHMVAVFDHESDDKGWRGKLLPGYKEKRKPMPEPLKQNLDAIQQSWWELGLDSLLSEGDEADDLVATLAIKVAARQEQVTIISTDKGYCQLLSPTLRIRDYFQHRWLDTPFIEREFGVRPTQLTDFWGLAGISSSQVSGIPGVGPKAAKEILTQCNNLEEAFSCMTLAEKYQKKLTEHRELAIACKAVATLKTDIQLGFNLQDIRFSQPERGV
- a CDS encoding tetratricopeptide repeat protein translates to MTNRSWKTLFLLLSTLLCYSTSASGYSSPTLNEASLLLDIDPREAQSLVTAFLTQRRLIDTTEKTPSTITRDETEHKIRTPGASVEALGILAQAQSHLGHQTQAMDYIRQAKVLANKYQLIYLDIDVRLLEIKLNWLFDRNKSRARQQIARIETRLDQMKNTSQLIQRIRYKILMLQAEIASRSDENQLAEKLYKHAKDYFSSIQAVTTQIKYHIEFGKHFLSHGQYNKALSELLTAYWSALEADDGAQLAATNSLLARLFFERRVLDKALLYLSQAADFYDNYERSPVWVNIMQRMGDIYFRQGKYNLALVSYLNVLDHPVTQHSKAQFISVRINLAATYLQLYNYPLAEDYLEAIDPLLKQNDFPGLQGKAALLKAVIAYVQKQPSLAIQLGLKSEQLTEITHDHHTNLQALKLLSNAYEQQGNYKKALYYAHRHYQQNESRQQKLNQLSEDDFKQQKAFVEQTLHLEGLDRELKRQKNRYSSLKNISYSIAIISFVFFLVILRRGYIIRHQNEEIEELNNHLFTHSRSQLNNLRMLNVNLSSTLMQKRNQVYEQWYMGELIHKPLNDKLRFAMIDVPFLRNMYLQHGYSEGLKLELAFGKFLKEKLSSNARIFHFTDANLLYIENNQEQDTQPQALFDRIQTWVNEFQSSVPLNRIIRIGIADYPFPPKAHTAINEKELLDILLMATSASRDLSIKEKSSHWVYLKAIDNTPAASFASDNIREACQQAISQGLVKVHSSYNNEESIQNLLNVNETP
- the ppnN gene encoding nucleotide 5'-monophosphate nucleosidase PpnN, whose amino-acid sequence is MITHISPTGSMNLLSQLEVERLKKTASSGDLYQLYRNCTLAVLNSGSHTDNSKELLDKYQDFDVNVLRRERGIKLELTNPPADAFVDGEIIKGIQEHLSSVLRDIVYVNMHVAESQRLNLTNSIHITNLVFSILRNAGTLIPGVVPNMVVCWGGHSINPTEYQYTREVGNELGLREMNICTGCGPGAMEGPMKGAAIGHAKQRYANARYIGLTEPSIIAAEPPNPIVNELIIMPDIEKRLEAFVRMAHGIIIFPGGPGTAEELLYILGIMMHPDNASQPLPIVLTGPKESEDYFRSLDEFIKDTLGEDARKHYQIIIDDPAQAARVMSQKMPEVRQYRKEQGDAYSFNWSLKITPEFQLPFIPTHESMADLDLHLEQAPESLAANLRKAFSGIVAGNVKAEGIREIEEFGPFIIDGLPELMRKMDKLLKDFVAQDRMKLPGGHAYAPCYKIST